One Vicia villosa cultivar HV-30 ecotype Madison, WI unplaced genomic scaffold, Vvil1.0 ctg.002327F_1_1, whole genome shotgun sequence genomic region harbors:
- the LOC131638538 gene encoding NADH dehydrogenase [ubiquinone] 1 beta subcomplex subunit 2-like, which produces MGGGHGHGGTTYKGVTIHQPKRWHTVTGKGLCAVMWFWVMYRAKQDAPVVLGWRHPWDGHDDHGSGH; this is translated from the exons ATGGGAGGAGGACACGGCCACGGCGGAACAACCTACAAAGGCGTCACCATTCATCAACCTAAGCGCTGGCACACCGTCACCGGCAAAGGCTTGTGCGCTGTCATGTG GTTTTGGGTGATGTACAGGGCAAAGCAAGATGCTCCCGTAGTACTG GGCTGGAGACATCCCTGGGATGGTCATGATGATCACGGAAGCGGCCATTAA